In the Cucurbita pepo subsp. pepo cultivar mu-cu-16 chromosome LG17, ASM280686v2, whole genome shotgun sequence genome, GACTGCTAAATCTCGAAAGAGATTGTTCTCCAGCAAGCCGGATGTACAAGGTACGATATCATTTTTTCAACTGTAAATTATGCAGGAAGCCTTTTCATCTCGTGCTTGTGTTATCACACTGTTGTATGTATTATGTTGTCTTTGAACTACATTTTTGCTTCTCTCCACAGAGCGTTCTAAACAAGGGAATAGAAGTGCTGGAAACTCGCCCTTGACACAGGCTCATCTGGTGAGTGGAACAACATTTGTACATCCATTTCTTTTCCATCTGTCTGGATTTATGATTGATTCTTGTAAATATTTCCAGATAGGTTTGGATGAATGTGGAACAGGGCGAAGTATTAAAGGAAGCAGTGATTATAGTTGTTCTTCATCTGTGACGGAGGATGAAGGATGCGGAGTTAAGGTCCCTGGGGTAGTTGCTAGGCTTATGGGATTGGATTCCTTACCGTCATCCCATTTTTCAGATACCTACTTTACCCCATCATTTGATACTCAATCTCTTCAAGAAGCTCCCAGCGATAGGGGAAGTTTCAATTACCGTCATGACTGCCCAATCATGTTCTCTGGTAATTTGCTTGATCAGGTTGATGACCGTGCAGCTGCTCCGTCTAGGAAACCTTCAGAAACAAAGCCTCAGAAGATTCTTAGCAGGCCGATAGAAAAGTTCCAAACAGAAATTCTTCCTCCTAAATCAGCCAAATCAATTCCAATTACTCACCATAAGCTTCTGTCCCCTATTAAGAGTCCTGCTTTCATTCCGACTAAGAATGCTGCTCACATAATGGAAGCTGCTGCAAGAATAATAGATTCTGTACCTCCAGCTACtaccaaaagtaaaatttcaTCGATTGGATCTTCTTCAGCAGCACCCTTGAAGTTGCAagctccaaaagaaaaaatagatataTCACAAAAAATGCCTCTAGTTAGGTCCTCTTCAGTTAGCTTGAAGGccaaagaattaaaagagaaagCAGAGTCCTCTCATAAATCAGCCAGGTTTCTTGAAACTTCTAGAAAGCCTTTGGAATCAAATGCCTCCAGGCTTTTGAAGGGACAGTCTATGAACAAAAGCTGGGATGGATCTCAAGATTCATCATCATTCAAGGTTTTACCTGATGTGGAATATAGTTCCTCCAAGAACAAAGGAAAATCCATATCACTTGCAATACAAGCAAAAGTTAATGtacaaagaagagaaaatgtgAATACCCATAGCCATAGAAATTTTACTGGCCAGAAACAACAGAATGAGGGGGGGAAGTCAAGCCAGCCCTTAAAGACACAGACAAGCTCTCAGAAAAATCTGCACGTACAATCCTCTGTCTGCAATGCTTCTAATAACCATCCTCTCAAGCAGAATAACCAGAGACAAAACTGCCATGTTGACAGGGTAAAATTACCATCAAAGAAACCAATTTCCAACACTGAGGGAAAGAAATTACTTAGTGAAAATCTTTCTTTTAGACATCGAAGAAATGCAGGAAGAGTTGTCGTCGGTTCAAAAGCTGGTGCCAGAAAGACAGGCTTGGAAATCTCCGACAGGGAAAAGGTAGACTTGCATTCTAATGCAAAAAATCTTCCTAGGAAGAAACGGTCAATCGATAAGGATCAACGCTTTGATAAGAAACAAGCCAGGGATGATATGTTAACTGACAAAATCCAGATGTcaattcattcaaattcaaacaatattgCCGACAGTTCTTCTAGTAGTTTGGCTCAAGATTGCAGAAAAAAGGGGACAGACATTGTTTCTTTTACATTTACTGCCCCACTTACAAGGAAGGTGCCTGGATCTGATACCTATGGTCACATTGAATCAAAACTTAGAGGGCCGCATGGATCAGACAGTTTGAAGTCATCCTCAATAGAGTGCAATATAATTGGAGAAAATGCCTTGAGTGCACTTTTAGAGCAGAAGTTAAGAGAACTAATTGATAAGGTTGAGTCCTCCTCCCCTAGCATCGAATCTATCACTAGAGGATCTGAGAGTTCTTGTTTATCGACTTCTGATCATCTTTCACCCTCTCTTGATACGCTCGATATGTTGTCCACAAAGTTGAATGAGACGATCCAGCAAAGTTCGGTTTGCAGCAAGCAATCTGGTCTATATAGTTTTGATTATTCTTCTACTGATTCTTCGTTACAAGGATTAAAGCAAGAATTCCCGGTATGTGAACTTTGCCCTcaactttttgaatttttcatgcatttttctgcattttttttttttctgcatCACAACATGTTGTATTACCTGCATTGTCCATTTTAGTGCTTCGATGGGTCTTACTTAAAATTTCCTTTACATGATTGAGAACATATGTGTATTCCCAACATCGTTTTTTCAGTTAGTTCATAGGATTGAAGAATGTAGCAGTAATAGTATTGATGCTGATGCTGATGCTGAGATGTTGCTCAAAGTTCGACATCTGAGTCCCGTCTCGATTCTTGAACATTCGTTTTCATCTGAAAGCTGTGACTCATCAGATAGTAACAGCAGAGAAGGTAGATGATTTTGTCGTACTAAGCAGAAATTACTCCTTGTTGCGCAATGCATATGACATGACTAAACTGTCTTTCAATTTAACAGGAAACAAGTTTTGTTCATCAATCCAAGGCCAAGATGTTATTGAACCCGATACAGAGTTGCTTGATTCTGCATCATCCTTAACCAACGAAGCTCCAACAAGTAAGTTCAGTTCATCAATCTCGAAATGTACTACAGGACGTACCGTGTGGGAACTAGAATACATAAAGGACATACTCTGTGATGTGGAGTTGATGTTCAACGATTATGTATTGGGACGCTCCCATGAAGTCATAAACCCTTATCTATTCAATATATTAGAGAATCAAAACAAAGGATCGGAGCAAAGGGTTAGACGGAAGGCATTATTTGATTGCGTTTGTGAATGTTTGGACTTGAGATGTAGACAGTACGTAGGCGGAGGGTATAAAATGTGGGGAAAAGGATTGGGAGTATTGGGAAGAAAGGAACAGTTAGGCAAAGAGATTTGGAAGGAGATTTCAGAGTGGAGCGGAATGGGGGATTGCATGGTGGATGAATTAGTTGACAACGACATGAGTTGCTGGCATGGAAGATGGTTGGACTTTGAAGTTGACGCTTTCACAATCGGAGTCGAACTCGAATCTCAAATTCTTGATTCTTTAGTTGAAGAAGTGCTTGGTGATATCGCCATTCCTTAAAAGAAGCCATCCAACCATATTTTCCAGGTATTCTTTCGGCCCCTAAATTTAATCGTATCTTGAAATGTTTCTTGTTtggaattcaaattattatattgtcATTATTGTGCTCGAATGTGAATTTCGCTAAGtcacttacaaaaaaaaaactctttaaCAACACACGCACAATAGGATTGTAGAGCACAGGACCCTATCCTGAACCCTTAGGCGTCATTTAATAGTCTTTTTTTTGGTGTCTTTTTAGTTAGGGAGGGGGAGATATCGTAGGCCTGAAAAATTATTGAGAATgggcttttttctttttcttcggCTTCAAGTTTTAGATGAATTATAATCTACTAGCATTAGTCACTGGCCTTATTACAGTAAATTTTAGAGAGATTACCTAtaggaataaaaatattgggCAACATTTCAAAGACATTCTTCTCCTTTCCCATTGGTATTCGCCCAATAAAACCAAGATGATGGTTCTTTGAAATTCTGACCTAAGACCCCCCCGTCATCTTCCCAGTTCCAATTGAGCCATTCGCTGTTGAAATTGGAATTGATTGATGAAGCCCACGCAGAAGAATAGTACAACTCCTCGCTCTCTATATTTGAACTCCAAACACTATTTTCTCTCTCGTCGATACCTTTTATTGTTTCATCGATCAATTCATTTGATCCCAGTTCCCaagtttccttttcctctacTTTTGGATCCATCATAGCTGCGTTActggtttctttcttttcctcctcaTCGCTTTTACTTGGTTCCTTCTCCGCACCTTCCAATCGAGATGTGCTTCCTGCGTCGAGAAGTCCTACTTTTGCTATGGAATTAGATTGGGAACTTTCACGTGGGGtagtttgtttcttgttcttttttagtaTGGCTGATTTTTTTGGTCGGCCTGGGGTGCTTCTCTTTGAAAGATCGGCGCTTTCAGGAGCATCTTTTTTGCCGGTGGGACTGTAAATTTTCTTACTCAAACGAGAATTCCAGTAGTTTTTTATTTCGTTATCTGTTCGCCCGGGTAAATGTCCAGCAATAAGAGACCACCTACAAGAACAATACATAATTGGAAATTGGTATTGGAAATAAGGGGCAAGGGTATGtcttctaattttaaaataatgggtaaattacaaatttgattaTGGTTTGGAGAAAGTTAGAACTTAATccttatgattttttaaagcGTTTTCTTACTTGGATGCTAGAAACTACTAATAGAGAGTATATTGCAAAACCAAATTTATGATGCTTTATTAAACAGAGATTCTAACCTGTATGAACtaaatttaatacttttttttcaaatcataTAGACTACATTATATAAGTAGAGAAGGTAGATATAGGGAGAAAAGTTTGAGggtttttattattcaaaaagTTGGAGGGGAAAAGCAGTAGAGGGAATTTTATTCTAGGGAAAGAAAAGTTGGGCAGTAATGAGATGAGAGAACTTTGGGAGagaacatttttaaaatgcaaacaatgatattattgaattaacaACCCCCCTACTTTCAAAAAAATGTGAGCCAAGAAAAACGNtgatattattgaattaacaACCCCCCTACTTTCAAAAAAATGTGTAAGCCAAGAAAAACGTactatgaaattttttttttataaaatgacaaaccaaaggaaaaaaacGCAATAAAGTTTGAGAAAAAGTTTGTTTGATTCGAAATAAGGCAAAACATAGAAAACGACAGATTCAAGATGGTGCTCCAAATATTGTAATCATTTTCGATagtcctaaaaaaaattagctgCCGAGATACCTACACATANACATAGAAAACGACAGATTCAAGATGGTGCTCCaaatattgtattcattttcGATagtcctaaaaaaaattagctgCCGAGATACCTACACATACGTCTATCAATTTACGCATAGTCACACCAGTTTACTAATAATTAGCATTCAATAATTTCTGAAAACACTCGAAATATGACCTCTAATGTTAATTTGATGTTAATATGCaattaaagaataatttttagtttaataattgttAGTGTGTAATAATTATTCCCAAGTTGATAAAACTATGAATACTCCTTTCCACTACAAACAGACTACCATACATACATAAACACCGagaaaatagtattttataaatttaattttaaaaatctaaaaattagaagagaaataaatagttatgttataaattaaaattttaaaatctaaaaattagaagagaaataaatagtAATGAAGGGTACCTTCTAGGTTTCGCCATGTAACTGAAACACCAATCATCATCACTATgtgataatatattataacggtgaataataataactaactAAATCAAGGGGCCACTATGCGGTATGGTAACTTGCATTTAATACTATGCAGTATGGccaaaatgaattaaaataaaataaagtaaaataaatggCAGTGTGGTAACTTACATTTAATACTAAGATTTCTAGATCATTTACTCATCTAACTAAAACAAGGGGCCACTATGGTTTAATGGGCTGGCTTCCATGAATGAACTATGCACGTGGAAGATTGAAATAATACTAAAACAACcaataattactaaaatagaaaattttaaattaaaatataaaaactcggaaaattgaaataatactaaaaaaccaacaattattaaaagagaaaattaaaattaaaaacctgTAATGAcgcttttgtttatttaaaggAGAATGATAAGACACGTCAGtggaaagagaatgaaagcGATGTGTCCTTTCCAACGTCAGTCCCGTGAGGACAACAGAAAAGGGGAATTGAAATGGCACTACATGGACAGTGCGTTACGCGTGGTCGTGcctctttaaaataattattttattatctttgtTAATATTTCAGACAATTATTATCAAAGTGTAACGTATCTCCAATTATACCGAGACAATCTTCTCATTTTAGTCACTTTTAAATAGCCAAActtattccattttttaaaaaccttaaaattaatatattctaaataagtttcaagttaatttttttttattaaattcagcaaaataatattattaataataataataatctcttTTCAACGAAAGagatattgaaatatatttcaaaagttCAGAAAAGAAGCACagaaaatctaaatttatagaataaaaaaaattaataatatatattaatatgaaGATTTACTAAATGAATAAGAAgtaaatttcaagaaaaactataaattaaaataaaaacaagttaCGAAGCAAAATAGTATTCTGAccaatagaaaacaaaaattaacagGCAAaaactccttttttttttttagagagaataatttcattataatAACTAATAAGTTGTGGTGGATAcctaaaatatattcattttaaaattttattaaaataaaaattaattataaaaaaaatgctagaCACTAATTTTAAGACTtatcaaaagaataaaaactaaatttcaaACACTTGAAAGCCTAGAGCCTCAAATAACTCAAGTTACAAACAAAATAGTATTCCAAcacagaaacaaaattatcaaGCAAAAGCttatttttagaaagaataatttcatttaaaccaataacaaaattaacatTCCGTGTtcttaacatttttcttttttgtctatTTCCNttaaaaaccttaaaattaatatattctaaataagtttcaagttaatttttttttattaaattcagcaaaataatattattaataataataataatctcttTTCAACGAAAGagatattgaaatatatttcaaaagttCAGAAAAGAAGCACagaaaatctaaatttatagaataaaaaaaattaataatatatattaatatgaaGATTTACTAAATGAATAAGAAgtaaatttcaagaaaaactataaattaaaataaaaacaagttaCGAAGCAAAATAGTATTCTGAccaatagaaaacaaaaattaacagGCAAaaactccttttttttttttagagagaataatttcattataatAACTAATAAGTTGTGGTGGATAcctaaaatatattcattttaaaattttattaaaataaaaattaattataaaaaaaatgctagaCACTAATTTTAAGACTtatcaaaagaataaaaactaaatttcaaACACTTGAAAGCCTAGAGCCTCAAATAACTCAAGTTACAAACAAAATAGTATTCCAAcacagaaacaaaattatcaaGCAAAAGCttatttttagaaagaataatttcatttaaaccaataacaaaattaacatTCCGTGTtcttaacatttttcttttttgtctatttccttttcttttctgttgtTAATTTTGACTAGAATTCTTCAATACTATATGTGTTAGTCATTAATCTGGATTTAGtatacataaaaatattatgaaatcacaatgataaagaaaaaagNTTTCAAAAGTTCAGAAAAGAAGCACagaaaatctaaatttatagaNagatattgaaatatatttcaaaagttCAGAAAAGAAGCACagaaaatctaaatttataaaaataaaaaaaattaataatatatattaatatgaaGATTTACTAAATGAATAAGAAgtaaatttcaagaaaaactataaattaaaataaaaacaagttaCGAAGCAAAATAGTATTCTGAccaatagaaaacaaaaattaacagGCAAaaactccttttttttttttagagagaataatttcattataatAACTAATAAGTTGTGGTGGATAcctaaaatatattcattttaaaattttattaaaataaaaattaattataaaaaaaatgctagaCACTAATTTTAAGACTtatcaaaagaataaaaactaaatttcaaACACTTGAAAGCCTAGAGCCTCAAATAACTCAAGTTACAAACAAAATAGTATTCCAAcacagaaacaaaattatcaaGCAAAAGCttatttttagaaagaataatttcatttaaaccaataacaaaattaacatTCCGTGTtcttaacatttttcttttttgtctatttccttttcttttctgttgtTAATTTTGACTAGAATTCTTCAATACTATATGTGTTAGTCATTAATCTGGATTTAGtatacataaa is a window encoding:
- the LOC111778593 gene encoding transcription factor MYB111-like, with product MRMGRTPCCEKEGLRRGRWTAVEDNKLRKYIEANGEGSWRLLPKNAGLLRCGKSCRLRWINYLRADLKRGNITQQEDETILKLHTTFGNRWSLIAGHLPGRTDNEIKNYWNSRLSKKIYSPTGKKDAPESADLSKRSTPGRPKKSAILKKNKKQTTPRESSQSNSIAKVGLLDAGSTSRLEGAEKEPSKSDEEEKKETSNAAMMDPKVEEKETWELGSNELIDETIKGIDERENSVWSSNIESEELYYSSAWASSINSNFNSEWLNWNWEDDGGVLGQNFKEPSSWFYWANTNGKGEECL
- the LOC111778592 gene encoding uncharacterized protein LOC111778592; this translates as MGVEKDGSKNGGSYGGGFFHLFDWTAKSRKRLFSSKPDVQERSKQGNRSAGNSPLTQAHLIGLDECGTGRSIKGSSDYSCSSSVTEDEGCGVKVPGVVARLMGLDSLPSSHFSDTYFTPSFDTQSLQEAPSDRGSFNYRHDCPIMFSGNLLDQVDDRAAAPSRKPSETKPQKILSRPIEKFQTEILPPKSAKSIPITHHKLLSPIKSPAFIPTKNAAHIMEAAARIIDSVPPATTKSKISSIGSSSAAPLKLQAPKEKIDISQKMPLVRSSSVSLKAKELKEKAESSHKSARFLETSRKPLESNASRLLKGQSMNKSWDGSQDSSSFKVLPDVEYSSSKNKGKSISLAIQAKVNVQRRENVNTHSHRNFTGQKQQNEGGKSSQPLKTQTSSQKNLHVQSSVCNASNNHPLKQNNQRQNCHVDRVKLPSKKPISNTEGKKLLSENLSFRHRRNAGRVVVGSKAGARKTGLEISDREKVDLHSNAKNLPRKKRSIDKDQRFDKKQARDDMLTDKIQMSIHSNSNNIADSSSSSLAQDCRKKGTDIVSFTFTAPLTRKVPGSDTYGHIESKLRGPHGSDSLKSSSIECNIIGENALSALLEQKLRELIDKVESSSPSIESITRGSESSCLSTSDHLSPSLDTLDMLSTKLNETIQQSSVCSKQSGLYSFDYSSTDSSLQGLKQEFPLVHRIEECSSNSIDADADAEMLLKVRHLSPVSILEHSFSSESCDSSDSNSREGNKFCSSIQGQDVIEPDTELLDSASSLTNEAPTSKFSSSISKCTTGRTVWELEYIKDILCDVELMFNDYVLGRSHEVINPYLFNILENQNKGSEQRVRRKALFDCVCECLDLRCRQYVGGGYKMWGKGLGVLGRKEQLGKEIWKEISEWSGMGDCMVDELVDNDMSCWHGRWLDFEVDAFTIGVELESQILDSLVEEVLGDIAIP